CTAGCCTGTTCCTGTCCATAAGAAGGGAAAATTATTCCCGAAGCTTTTTCTTCAGGTGTATTTGGGATTATGCCAAAAGGCAAACCCAGAGGAGTAGGGATGCCATTAAAATAAAGATTAAAAGGCCCGGAGACTACCTGTCCGCCTTCTATGGATTTGATTTTATTGGAAGAAATGTGCCAATGGGGAGTGGTGAGTTTACAGGTAGTGTAATACCCATGATCCAGATAAATGGACCCATCATCTGTTTTTTTGATTGTTTCTCCCCTCAATATCCCATCTTGTTGCTCGGTGACCACATCTTTGATGATGGCCTTTTGGGATTTAAAGTTGTACCGCATTTCCTTGCGGATTTCATATACTGAAGGACCATCTTTGAAAAATGGATTTCCGGTGATATTTCCTAAACTGTCCGTCACTCCAGAAGCATATAATTCCGAATTTGCCCAGTCTATCACGATGAGATCTGCCTCTAGTCGCATTTCCCCATATTCAAACCATGCCTGATTATGCAGGTATAATTTGTTGTTCGGAAAATCAGCCACTATACTATCTTCCGCATAATAAGTGATATCTGTGGTGATATCATTTGCGGGCATAATTTTTGTCGAATCAGACAGCGAAAGCGAATCAGCGGGAATAGGGATGGTGTCAAGAGCCGTCAGTTCTGGATCCGGTGATAGTAGCGTGTCAGGAACTACAATAGGCTTTTCTTGAGGAGGACCTGTAGTACGCTGCGCAGAAGTACTTAGCGGTACGGTCGATAGCACAAAAAAGCAAAATAAAAAGAGCCTGAATCCCTGCACTGTTGCTTACGCTTTATTTAATTTGAGTGAAATTTCGTGTAAAGTTAATTTTATTGCCCTCATGGAACGGTCCAAAAACAAAAAAATTCTTCTTAGTCTGATTTTATGCATTCCCTTTGTATTTGGAGGATTCATCAACAACGAAACTATGATGCCTAAGTTTCGGATGAAAAAAATAGTTCTTGATGCAGGTCACGGTGGGAGGGATCCGGGAAATATAGGGTCCAGGTCAAAAGAAAAAGACATCAATCTTGCGGTGACTCTATTGGTAGGTAAATACATCAAGGAAAATCTACCCGATGTAGAAGTGATTTATACGCGGGATGATGATAGTTTTCCCACGCTGAAAGAGCGACCGATGATAGCAAATAATAACAAAGCTGATCTCTTTGTTTCCATACATTCCAATTCAGCTGCCAATCGATCTGCTTATGGTACGGAAACTTTTGTCATGGGAACCAAGCACTTTGAGGCCAACTTTGATATCGTAAAGCGGGAAAACTCCGTGATCCTGTTGGAAGATAACTACAAGGAAAACTATGAAGGTTTTGATCCTAAGTCTCCGGAATCTTACATGATGTTCAACCTGATGTCAAAAGTCCATTTTGAAAATTCAGTGACCTTGGCAGACCATATAGAGACTCAGTTTAAAGATAGAGTAGGTCGTAAAAGTAGAGGTGTAAAACAAGGGCCTTTCTACGTACTCTGGACACCATCAATGCCTTCAGTTTTGGTAGAGCTTGGGTTTCTGTCCAATTCCAACGAGGAAAAATTCCTGATGAGCCAGCAAGGTAAGGAATACATGGCCTCGGCGATTTTCAGATCCATCAGAGATTATAAGGAAAGCATAGAAGCTCGATAGTTTTGCACTTTAATAGGACATACTTTAGCCCTTTTTCATTTTTGGAAAAGGGCTTTTGTTTATCTTGTCTCTTGAACATTCCGCTTTATCCAAGCGTTTTTTATTTATAAACCCAAACATATACATGAGTACAAAGACCAATGATCAGAGTTCCTCCATGGCGGCAATGCTTCAGCAATTGGAGGAGAAATACAAGCAAGTAAAGCTGGGAGGCGGTGCCAAAAGAATCGAGAAAGAGCATGCCAAGGGTAAATTAACTGCAAGAGAGCGAATCGACTACCTGGTGGATTCGGATACTGAGTTTCTTGAGGTGGGAGCCTTTGTAGCTGATGGAATGTATAAAGAAGAGGGCGGCTGCCCTTCAGGTGGAGTGGTCACCGGAATTGGTTTTGTGAGCGGAAGGATGTGTATGATCGTTGCCAATGACGCTACCGTGAAAGCGGGGGCTTGGTTTCCCATGACTGCCAAAAAAAACCTGAGGGCTCAGGAGATAGCCATGGAAAACAGGCTGCCTGTGATTTACCTGGTAGACAGTGCGGGTGTTTTTCTACCTATGCAAAATGAGATTTTTCCGGATAAAGAACATTTTGGACGTCAGTTTCGCAACAATGCGAAAATGTCTGCCATGGGAATCGTACAGGTGGCAGCCATCATGGGAAGCTGCGTAGCTGGTGGAGCTTATCTTCCGATCATGTCTGATGAGGCAATGATCGTAGATAAGACCGGTTCTATATTTTTGGCGGGCTCTTACCTAGTAAAATCAGCTATAGGTGAGCGCATTGATAATGAAACTTTGGGAGGAGCTACCACGCATTGCGAGATTTCAGGAGTGACTGATAATAAATATGAGACTGACCAGGAATGTCTGGATGCCATTCGAACTATTTTTGACAAAATAGGTCATGACGCAACAGCAGGATTTGACAGGAAGGAGCCTAAGAATCCTTCCATTTCTTCTGAAGAATTTCTAAAGCTGATTCCTACGGATAGAGTAAAGCCTTACGAAATGCTAGACTTGGTCAAAGCCATGGTGGATGAGAGTGAGTTTGAAGAGTATAAAAAGGATTATGGGAAAACCTTGATCTGCGGCACAGCCAGAATAGAGGGCTGGGCAGTAGGGATAGTAGCTAATCAGCGGAAGATTGTCAAAACTGCCAAAGGTGAAATGCAAATGGGAGGAGTGATTTATTCTGACTCTGCCGACAAAGCTGCCCGTTTTATTATGAATTGCAACCAGCGTAAAATCCCACTCGTGTTTCTGCAGGATGTAAGCGGATTTATGGTAGGCAGCAAGGCGGAACACGGAGGAATCATCAAAGACGGAGCTAAAATGGTCAATGCTATGGCTAATTCAGTAGTTCCTAAATTCACGTTCCTATTGGGGAATTCATACGGTGCTGGTAACTATGCGATGTGTGGTAAAGCCTATGATCCTCGCCTGATCTACTCTTGGCCTACAGCCCAGATGGCGGTTATGTCTGGATCTGCCGCAGCCAATACCCTACTGCAGATCAAAGTATCTGCGCTGAAAAAACAAGGCAAGGAAATATCAGAGGAAGATGAAAAGCAGCTACTGGATGAAATCAGCAAAAAATACCAGGAAGAATTGAGTCCCTACTATGCGGCTTCCAGACTTTGGGTGGATGGAGTAATCGACCCCCGTGAAACCCGAAAAGTGATCAGCATGGGAATAGAGGCGGCGAACCATGCCCCCATTGCGGAAAGATTTAATGTGGGAGTCATCCAGACTTGACCAGTTTTTTGTAACTTAAATAGCCTTAATTACCTAGATTTCTAGCAAGCTGACCATGAGTACTTTGACACCGGGAGAATTGAATGCATTAGTTTCGCTACTTGATGATACAGATCAGGAAGTGCGGACACATGTGAGAGACCGGATTATTTCTTTGGGAAATCAGATCATTCCGTTTTTGGAAGAGAAATGGGAAAACAGCTTCAACCCCGAAATACAGAAAGAAATAGAAGAACTGGTGCACGACCTGCAGTTTTCCTTGCTGAAGGACAGGCTCAAAGACTGGAGAGATACTGAAGATCAGGATCTACTTACCGGCCTGTGGATCATCAATACCTATCAGTATCCCGACTTGGAATTTGAAGAGTTGAATTCTGAGATGCACCAGATTTATTTTGAGGTCTGGACTGCTTTTCAGAATGATTACTCTCCCTATGAGCAGGTGAAAACCATCAATAACGTGCTTTTTAACACGCTGCGCTTTTCGGCAAATACCAAGAATTTCCACTCTCCTGCAAACAGCATGCTTTCCACTGTACTGAATACCAAGCGGGGAAATCCATTATCCTTGTGCGCGATTTACATGTTGGTGGCTAAGAAATTAGGTTTGCCCATCTACGGAGTGAACCTCCCAAATTTATTTGTGCTTACCTATAAATCTGCTGATGTCACCTTTTATATCAATGCGTTCAATAAAGGCTTAATCTTCAGTAGAACGGATATTTTTAATTACCTCGAGCACCTAAAAATAGAGCCTAGGGAAATGTTTTTTGAGCCCTGTACTTCCAAGCAGATTTTGCTGAGAATGCTCAGAAACCTGGAAAATTCATTTGAGAAGCTCGGAGAAGCAGATAAAGTACTTGAGCTGAAGGAACTAATAGCCCTACTGAACGATCAATAGATTCTTACATTGCAGCCCACAGCCCTTGCCTGGGATGGAGTAGGAGACTGGCCTAGCAGTATGGCGTCCATGGCCTTGTCCAGGTATTTTGCAGACACCGCACTTTCTGCTTGGGGATTGTTGTCGATTGCTCCTTTGTAACTCACCACGTGGCCTTCCGAGCCATTGGTTACCACTACCGCCTCGGGGATTTTGGTAATATCGAAATGCCTGATCAGCTCCTGTTTGTGATCCATGAGGTAAGTCATATTCACTCCGGATTGGTCTATGTACTGGCGTAGAGAATTCTCGTCTTCTTCCTGTCCTCTGATTTCAGGATTTACCATGATGAACGTAAAGCCCTGGTTTTGATATTTATTACGTAGCGCTATTAGTCTGGACTCGTACATTTTGGCAAAGGGACAGGCCAGGGAATGAAAAATGAGAACCAATCCATTTTCTGTGACTTCTTCACCTACATTAACTGTTTTTCCGGTCACCGCATCTACCAGGTTTATATCATTTAGCCCTTGGCCAAAGGAATGAAAGCTGAACAGGAGGATTAATACTACTGTGGATAAGAGGTTTTTCATTTTACCAAATGGTATAGGTTAGTACTACGTTTTCAAAGATTCTGGCTTTCACAAAGTAATGGTGGTCGGCATAATCGGTACCACGGATCTTTGCTTTGATGAGGGTCGCATTTTGATCAAAGGGTTCTAAGAGGATATTGTCCCGAAAGGAAACTCCCCGTTTGCCCTGGCATTTGAAAATAGATTCTTTAGCAGACCAGGCAAGTGTATAGTGCAGCGGGTCTTTTGCTAAGAAATCCAATTCGGAGGAATCCAGAAACCGGGTGCCTATTTTCAGGATTTTTTCCCGGACCAGATCCATATCTATGCCTACCGGCAGATCTCTATGGTAGATGGCAGCAGCATAGCCCATAGTATGGGTGAGCGAAATATTTCCCTGACCGTTCATGGATTGGGATTTGCCATGTTTGTCCTTGAAAAATCCCGGGTAAGGTACCTGGAGTTCGTTCAGGGCATCATATACAGCCATTCTGGCAGTAGCCCACTCTTGTTTTTTCTTCGGATGAGAAATGTTTGCCAGCGAAAGCCTCTCCCTGAAGCTCAAAAACTTCAGGGCTTCATCATTTTGGGGTTCAATATTCTTTATGGCCAAGGCCGAGGAAGCGTCAATTTTTTCTATTTTTGTCTGCATAGGCCAGAAGGGCACCGAAAGTCTCTCTCCAATATATGTCAAAAATTGAAGTTAATAAATTACAAACACTAACAGGGCATAATGACTGCATCTATGCGCTGGCAGAGGGTTGTGATCCCAGGTTTTTTTATACAGGCGCTGGAGATGGGATGGTGGTGGAATGGGACCTGGATAATCCCGCCAATGGAAAACTGATCGCGAGATTGCCCCATTCTGTCTATGCACTGGCAGTGGACCCGGTGAGAAACCTGATTTTTGTAGGGCATAATTTTGAGGGAATACATGTCATCGACCTGACTAGCAGCAAGGAGCTTTGGTCTTTGAAAATGACCAATCAGGCGATTTTTGACATTCAGGTTTTCGGAGACGAGGCTTATGTAGGAGCCGGTGATGGAGTACTTACTGTTATTAACATTCCCACCAAGAGCATCAAAAAACACATCAAACTGAGTAGTAAAAGCATACGCGTGATGTCTTTGGCTAGAGGTAAAAGGCAGCTTGCTTTGGGGCTCAGTGATCATTCCATAAAAATCCTGGATCTGAGCCGTGATTTTCACCCCGTCACCAATCTAAACTCGCACCAGAACTCGGTTTTTGCCTTGGCATATGCTCCGGATGAGAAAACGCTGATCAGTGGATCAAGAGATGCCACGCTGAAGTTTTGGAGTTCTGAAGATTATTCACTGGCTGAAACAGTGGTGGCGCATATGTATGCCATTAATTATTTATCTTTCAATGAAGAAGGAGCCTACTTTGTGACCTGCTCTATGGATAAATCCATCAAGATCTGGGAAACGAACACCCGTAAGCTCCTCAAGGTCATCGATAAGGCCAGAAATGCCGGGCACGGTACTTCTGTGAATAAAGTGCTTTGGAGCTCTTATAATGGTAGCGTAATATCCATTTCTGATGACCGATCTATTTCTATTTGGAAAATTGAAGCAAATTAACCCATGAAGATTACACCCGCAGCCATTCGGCAAAAGTCCTTTGAAGTAGGATTCAGAGGCTATGAGAAAAAAGATGTAACGGCATTTTTGGAAGAAGTCAGTGAAGTAGTGGACCAGCTTCATAAGGAAAATATGGAGCTGAAAACCAAGCTTCAAAATACCGAAGCCGAAGCCAAAAGGCTGAAAGACGTGGAGGAGTCACTTTTCCGTACCCTGAAAACCGCCGAAGACACCGGAGCCTCTATCATCGTGGAGGCCAATGAAGCCGCAGACCTCATCATCAATGAAGCCAATGAAACAGCTGAAAATGCGACCAAGCATGTAGACCAGATGATCGCTGATGCCAAATCTACCGCTGAACAGCAAGCTGCGGCGATTATCCGTGCGGCAGAGACCAAGGCCAAGGAGACCATTGTAAACCTTCGGGAAAATATGCAAGGGCTCGTGAGATCCTATGAAGGCCTGGCGGAGCAGCGGGAAGCTATGGTGAAAAGCCTGCGCAGAATCGCTCAAGATGCATTGAACCAAGTGGACCTATCGGAAGCCCATTATTCTAGGATTGATGCCAAAGCACATGCCAGAGCTATAGATGAACTCAGCCGTTCGCAGACTTATACTTTTGACAATTTGGAAAACCTCGGATATGAAGATAAGCCAGCTCCTACAGCTCCCGCTGCTGAACCGGAAGAAATTGTAGCAAGTACACCTCTTGCAGAAGAGCCTGAATATCGTGATGCAGAAGTAGAAGAAAACGATATTGACGAGCAAGAGATGAAAGAACTGGAGCTGCAAGAAACCAAAATGCAGCTTGAGGATGAGAATTTAGAAGAAGAGCTAGATGAGCCTGTTAAAAATAAGGTGCAGGAGCCAGCTCCTAAGCCTGTAGAGCCTAAACCTAAGGAAGAACCAAAAAATCAATCGGGTTCGTTTTTTGACCAGTTTGACTGATGGGGAAAGTAACTCTCGAGGGGATAGAATTCCATGCTTACCATGGCGCTTATCCTGAAGAATCCATATTGGGAAACCGGTTTACACTGGATTTGGAACTGGAAACGGATTTCCGCCAGGCCATGCTTCATGACGATCTAAGTGCTACGGTGGATTACTCCAAGCTCTATAAAATCATCAAAGCCAGAATGGATGTGAAGGTGAAACTACTGGAGCATCTGGGCCACATGATCGTGACGGATATACTCGAAGTCTATCCCAATACCACCAAAATTAGGTTGACACTAAAAAAACATCACCCGGCACTGGGAGGATTGGTGAATTTCTCCGCGGTGCAAATTCAATACCCTGAAGATTATGCGTAAAATATTAGCGGCTTGCCTACTGATTCTGCTTTCATTTGGAACACTTAAAGCACAGGGGGAAGCCTATCAGTTTTTTAATGCCAAAGGAAAAGCACTTTCTTTCAAGCAGGTGCTTGAAGCGTTAGAGCCAGCTGATGCTGTGTTTTTTGGTGAGCTTCACAACAATAGTTTGGGACATTGGCTGCAATTGCAGGTTTTGAAGGGGCTTCATAAGCAAAACCCTGAGCTGGTGCTGGGTTCTGAGATTTTTGAGCGTGAAGATCAGCTGAACATCAATGAATGGTTTGCAGACCAGATTACCGAAAGTAGTTTTGAGTCTGAAGCTAAGCTTTGGAAGAATTACAGCACTGATTATCGGCCTATTTTGCGCTACGCAAAGGAGAATAACCTGAGTTTTATCGCCAGCAATGTTCCCCGAAAGTATGCCTCTCTGGTCAGTAAGAGAGGATTGCAGGCCTTGGATTCCCTATATGATGATGCAAAGAAAAGCTTTGCGAAGCTACCTGTAAGAGTGGATATGAACCTGCCAGGCTACCTGGCTATGAAGGAGATGATGCATGGCGCTCCCGGCAACTCGGATTACATGATCATGGCTCAGGCACTGAAGGATGCTACCATGGCCGAGTCACTTTTTGCTCCCCTGGCGAATGGGAAAAAAGTCTATCATATCAACGGGGCCTACCATAGCAAGGACGGAGAAGGAATTCTTTGGTATCTGAAGCAGGAATTTCCTGATTTGAAGGTGGTGAATATCCATACCGTGCTGCAAGACAAACTTGATAAGCTGGAAGCGGGAAATAGCCAAGCCGGCGAAATAATTTTGGTCCTTCCGAAGGACAGTCACGAAACGTACTAAACGTGTACAGTAAGGCGGAAACATCGAAAATCAGGGCCGATTTTTGGATCACTTTTGGGCGGTATATGAAGCCTGTTCCCAATGCGGAAGGAAGAAAGATAAATTGGCCAAACTATAAAACCGGCATTCGTAATATCTATTTTCGGATGAAAGCAGAGCGGGGATTTGCTTCAATAGGCATAGAGCTGGGGCATGCTGATGAGGAGTTGCAAGAGCTTTATTTCGAACAATTTGTCCAACTGAAGAAAATTTTTGAAAGTACTGTAGGGGAGGAGTGGGAGTGGAAACTTCACCAAACCAATGAGTTTGGCCAGAAAATATCCAAAATCGAGCTGGTTTTACCCCATGTCAATGTGATGGAACAAAAGGACTGGCCGGATATTATTTCCTTTCTCAAACCTAGGATCATAGCACTGGATGAATTTTGGAGTTTGGTGAAGCCAGGGTTTGAGGGGCTTTAAGAATAGTTACCGAAGCTTGTCATTGTTTTTGTGCCGATCTATATCACGGATGTTCTTTTTTTCAAAATTCTTTCTCATGGCTTCCGTTAGATCTACACCGGTTTGATTGGCCAGGCAGATCAAAACCCATAGCACGTCGGCCATTTCATCTCCTAAGTCTTTTCCTTTATCAGATTCTTTGAATGACTGTTCTCCGTAAGTTCTGGACATGATCCTTGCCAGTTCACCAACTTCTTCCATCAGGATAGTCATGTTGGTCAGTTCATTGAAGTACCGTACGCCTACCGTTTTAATCCATTGATCTACTTGCTCTTGTGCTTCTTTAAGGGTGATTTCCTTTTCCATGGTAGCTTATTGTTTGCTTATTTTAACATTCCGAAAAGCTGCAATTTGGTAAATCCATCGCGAATGGGTTCAATTCTTGCGAAAAATCATTTTTTTTGTTTCCCATGGAGCATGAAGCTGAAATCAGTGAAGGTTTATGAGTGAATATTTTGAGACAATCCGTACTTCCATTTTGTATTTTCCCTTGGTGGCGGTTTTGAGTTTTGTGCCGTATGCCTACTTTCAATACAGGAAGATTGGCTACGTGCAGTTCAATAGGAGTCTGGTTTTTTATGTGTTTGGGTTTTATGCGATGACTGCATTTTTCCTGACTTTATTGCCCCTCCCGGAGATTACCCCTGAATTTTGTGCTCGAAGGGCAGGCAAGGTGATTCCTAGTTTCTTTCCATTCCGGTTTGTCAGGGATACATTTCGTGAGGTGAGTGGCAATATCTCACTCTTTAGCATTGTGAAAAGCCAGACGTTTATGGTAACTGCATTTAATGTGCTTTTGCTGATGCCTTTGGGCTTTTTTCTTCGGTATTTATTTCAGGTGAGGCATATTGCTATCGCTACCCTGATAGGTTTTTTTGTTTCTTTATTTTTCGAAATCACCCAGCTTACAGCCGTATATGGTTTATATCCCTGTAGGTATAGACATTTCGAAGTGGATGATTTGATTACCAATACTTTTGGGTGCTTTGTGGGATTCCTGATCGCTGGATATACTACCTTCCTTCCGAATATTTCCCGAAAGCCCCTGCTGACCAGAGATAGTGTGACCTTGACTCAGCGTTTTCTGGCAATCTTTGTAGATTCCTTGATTGTGATTCTCCTTACCTCGTACTTGATCGAAGGACTCACATCGAATATCTGGCTGCTGTCCGCGATGAAAGTAGGGATGATTTTCTTTTACTTTATTTGGGTGGGGAAAATCACTAATGGACAGACCTTTGGAAAGAAACTTCTGGGAATACGCATTGTGAGAAT
This genomic window from Algoriphagus sp. TR-M9 contains:
- a CDS encoding WD40 repeat domain-containing protein produces the protein MSKIEVNKLQTLTGHNDCIYALAEGCDPRFFYTGAGDGMVVEWDLDNPANGKLIARLPHSVYALAVDPVRNLIFVGHNFEGIHVIDLTSSKELWSLKMTNQAIFDIQVFGDEAYVGAGDGVLTVINIPTKSIKKHIKLSSKSIRVMSLARGKRQLALGLSDHSIKILDLSRDFHPVTNLNSHQNSVFALAYAPDEKTLISGSRDATLKFWSSEDYSLAETVVAHMYAINYLSFNEEGAYFVTCSMDKSIKIWETNTRKLLKVIDKARNAGHGTSVNKVLWSSYNGSVISISDDRSISIWKIEAN
- a CDS encoding 4'-phosphopantetheinyl transferase family protein, whose product is MQTKIEKIDASSALAIKNIEPQNDEALKFLSFRERLSLANISHPKKKQEWATARMAVYDALNELQVPYPGFFKDKHGKSQSMNGQGNISLTHTMGYAAAIYHRDLPVGIDMDLVREKILKIGTRFLDSSELDFLAKDPLHYTLAWSAKESIFKCQGKRGVSFRDNILLEPFDQNATLIKAKIRGTDYADHHYFVKARIFENVVLTYTIW
- a CDS encoding redoxin domain-containing protein, giving the protein MKNLLSTVVLILLFSFHSFGQGLNDINLVDAVTGKTVNVGEEVTENGLVLIFHSLACPFAKMYESRLIALRNKYQNQGFTFIMVNPEIRGQEEDENSLRQYIDQSGVNMTYLMDHKQELIRHFDITKIPEAVVVTNGSEGHVVSYKGAIDNNPQAESAVSAKYLDKAMDAILLGQSPTPSQARAVGCNVRIY
- a CDS encoding ChaN family lipoprotein; the encoded protein is MRKILAACLLILLSFGTLKAQGEAYQFFNAKGKALSFKQVLEALEPADAVFFGELHNNSLGHWLQLQVLKGLHKQNPELVLGSEIFEREDQLNINEWFADQITESSFESEAKLWKNYSTDYRPILRYAKENNLSFIASNVPRKYASLVSKRGLQALDSLYDDAKKSFAKLPVRVDMNLPGYLAMKEMMHGAPGNSDYMIMAQALKDATMAESLFAPLANGKKVYHINGAYHSKDGEGILWYLKQEFPDLKVVNIHTVLQDKLDKLEAGNSQAGEIILVLPKDSHETY
- a CDS encoding N-acetylmuramoyl-L-alanine amidase family protein, whose protein sequence is MERSKNKKILLSLILCIPFVFGGFINNETMMPKFRMKKIVLDAGHGGRDPGNIGSRSKEKDINLAVTLLVGKYIKENLPDVEVIYTRDDDSFPTLKERPMIANNNKADLFVSIHSNSAANRSAYGTETFVMGTKHFEANFDIVKRENSVILLEDNYKENYEGFDPKSPESYMMFNLMSKVHFENSVTLADHIETQFKDRVGRKSRGVKQGPFYVLWTPSMPSVLVELGFLSNSNEEKFLMSQQGKEYMASAIFRSIRDYKESIEAR
- a CDS encoding nucleotide pyrophosphohydrolase yields the protein MEKEITLKEAQEQVDQWIKTVGVRYFNELTNMTILMEEVGELARIMSRTYGEQSFKESDKGKDLGDEMADVLWVLICLANQTGVDLTEAMRKNFEKKNIRDIDRHKNNDKLR
- a CDS encoding acyl-CoA carboxylase subunit beta codes for the protein MAAMLQQLEEKYKQVKLGGGAKRIEKEHAKGKLTARERIDYLVDSDTEFLEVGAFVADGMYKEEGGCPSGGVVTGIGFVSGRMCMIVANDATVKAGAWFPMTAKKNLRAQEIAMENRLPVIYLVDSAGVFLPMQNEIFPDKEHFGRQFRNNAKMSAMGIVQVAAIMGSCVAGGAYLPIMSDEAMIVDKTGSIFLAGSYLVKSAIGERIDNETLGGATTHCEISGVTDNKYETDQECLDAIRTIFDKIGHDATAGFDRKEPKNPSISSEEFLKLIPTDRVKPYEMLDLVKAMVDESEFEEYKKDYGKTLICGTARIEGWAVGIVANQRKIVKTAKGEMQMGGVIYSDSADKAARFIMNCNQRKIPLVFLQDVSGFMVGSKAEHGGIIKDGAKMVNAMANSVVPKFTFLLGNSYGAGNYAMCGKAYDPRLIYSWPTAQMAVMSGSAAANTLLQIKVSALKKQGKEISEEDEKQLLDEISKKYQEELSPYYAASRLWVDGVIDPRETRKVISMGIEAANHAPIAERFNVGVIQT
- the folB gene encoding dihydroneopterin aldolase; translated protein: MGKVTLEGIEFHAYHGAYPEESILGNRFTLDLELETDFRQAMLHDDLSATVDYSKLYKIIKARMDVKVKLLEHLGHMIVTDILEVYPNTTKIRLTLKKHHPALGGLVNFSAVQIQYPEDYA
- a CDS encoding DivIVA domain-containing protein; amino-acid sequence: MKITPAAIRQKSFEVGFRGYEKKDVTAFLEEVSEVVDQLHKENMELKTKLQNTEAEAKRLKDVEESLFRTLKTAEDTGASIIVEANEAADLIINEANETAENATKHVDQMIADAKSTAEQQAAAIIRAAETKAKETIVNLRENMQGLVRSYEGLAEQREAMVKSLRRIAQDALNQVDLSEAHYSRIDAKAHARAIDELSRSQTYTFDNLENLGYEDKPAPTAPAAEPEEIVASTPLAEEPEYRDAEVEENDIDEQEMKELELQETKMQLEDENLEEELDEPVKNKVQEPAPKPVEPKPKEEPKNQSGSFFDQFD
- a CDS encoding transglutaminase-like domain-containing protein — protein: MSTLTPGELNALVSLLDDTDQEVRTHVRDRIISLGNQIIPFLEEKWENSFNPEIQKEIEELVHDLQFSLLKDRLKDWRDTEDQDLLTGLWIINTYQYPDLEFEELNSEMHQIYFEVWTAFQNDYSPYEQVKTINNVLFNTLRFSANTKNFHSPANSMLSTVLNTKRGNPLSLCAIYMLVAKKLGLPIYGVNLPNLFVLTYKSADVTFYINAFNKGLIFSRTDIFNYLEHLKIEPREMFFEPCTSKQILLRMLRNLENSFEKLGEADKVLELKELIALLNDQ
- a CDS encoding VanZ family protein, whose protein sequence is MSEYFETIRTSILYFPLVAVLSFVPYAYFQYRKIGYVQFNRSLVFYVFGFYAMTAFFLTLLPLPEITPEFCARRAGKVIPSFFPFRFVRDTFREVSGNISLFSIVKSQTFMVTAFNVLLLMPLGFFLRYLFQVRHIAIATLIGFFVSLFFEITQLTAVYGLYPCRYRHFEVDDLITNTFGCFVGFLIAGYTTFLPNISRKPLLTRDSVTLTQRFLAIFVDSLIVILLTSYLIEGLTSNIWLLSAMKVGMIFFYFIWVGKITNGQTFGKKLLGIRIVRMDGGKLRFKDLIARYGIFLLLPFMVGEVSKFLIDTRFDDNFYLFLYLFFLAIWFVGTVMVTFIRKDRRGWLDRFAHTTQVLADQKKRSGN
- a CDS encoding DUF4268 domain-containing protein, producing MYSKAETSKIRADFWITFGRYMKPVPNAEGRKINWPNYKTGIRNIYFRMKAERGFASIGIELGHADEELQELYFEQFVQLKKIFESTVGEEWEWKLHQTNEFGQKISKIELVLPHVNVMEQKDWPDIISFLKPRIIALDEFWSLVKPGFEGL